The Eremothecium cymbalariae DBVPG#7215 chromosome 8, complete sequence genome has a window encoding:
- the SOP4 gene encoding Sop4p (similar to Ashbya gossypii AFR619W) — translation MFWLFLALQLVNALCSTVTIKGQLSLSPRNITNNDVVRSFFRLYQVGNFTGRPYVDNASLKNLDGYFEFKDVPISSEENGKSYYQMVCSSLDFNLKPNRILIEITNNGSQVPPTIKAFQNVFGRENFPSPELLYPEQLVELPADPFIEITYVQSAPLRNYIIPRNPGMLQSGPLASIFNSKYKLAGLITVICLLLFPLLVEKFDPETVQAMKEQKINKAKERYGKSA, via the coding sequence ATGTTTTGGCTATTTTTAGCCCTTCAATTAGTGAATGCTTTATGTTCGACAGTTACTATTAAGGGCCAGTTAAGTTTATCTCCCAGGAATATTACTAATAATGATGTGGTAAGATCGTTCTTTCGACTGTATCAAGTTGGCAATTTCACTGGAAGACCATACGTAGATAATGcaagtttgaagaatttggatggttattttgaatttaaagatGTTCCAATTTCTAGTGAAGAAAATGGCAAAAGTTATTACCAAATGGTCTGCTCATCTTTGGACTTTAATTTGAAACCTAATAGAATACTGATAGAAATCACCAACAATGGTAGTCAGGTACCGCCAACCATCAAGGCTTTCCAGAATGTTTTTGGTAGAGAGAATTTCCCATCTCCTGAACTCCTTTATCCTGAACAATTAGTAGAACTGCCTGCGGATCCTTTTATTGAAATCACATATGTCCAATCAGCCCCGCTAAGAAATTATATAATTCCAAGAAACCCAGGTATGCTACAAAGCGGTCCGTTGGCTAGTATTTTCAACTCGAAATACAAGCTGGCAGGGTTGATTACTGTAATTTGTTTACTGTTATTCCCATTGCTGGTGGAAAAGTTTGATCCTGAAACTGTGCAAGCTATGAAGGAACAGAAGATAAATAAAGCTAAGGAGAGGTATGGAAAAAGTGCATGA
- the RPS14B gene encoding 40S ribosomal protein uS11 (similar to Ashbya gossypii AEL152W), giving the protein MAKDLAQTRNASQVFGVARIYASFNDTFVHVTDLSGKETIARVTGGMKVKADRDESSPYAAMLAAQDVAAKCKEVGITAVHVKIRATGGTKTKTPGPGGQAALKALARSGLRIGRIEDVTPVPSDSTRKKGGRRGRRL; this is encoded by the exons ATGGCTAAAG ATTTGGCTCAAACTCGTAACGCTTCCCAAGTTTTTGGTGTTGCTAGAATTTATGCTTCTTTCAATGACACCTTTGTTCACGTCACTGACTTGTCTGGTAAGGAAACCATCGCCAGAGTCACTGGTGGTATGAAGGTCAAGGCCGACAGAGATGAGTCCTCTCCATACGCTGCTATGTTGGCTGCTCAAGATGTCGCTGCTAAGTGTAAGGAGGTCGGTATCACTGCTGTTCACGTTAAGATTAGAGCTACTGGTGGTACCAAGACCAAGACTCCAGGTCCAGGTGGACAAGCCGCTTTGAAGGCTTTGGCCAGATCGGGTTTGAGAATTGGCCGTATCGAGGATGTCACCCCAGTTCCATCGGATTCTACCAGAAAGAAGGGTGGTAGAAGAGGTAGAAGATTatag